From Salvia splendens isolate huo1 chromosome 3, SspV2, whole genome shotgun sequence, a single genomic window includes:
- the LOC121793963 gene encoding gibberellin-regulated protein 1-like isoform X1, whose translation MAHRLLLLLLLLISLALVSSDIESGEETTVVAKGNNRRLLDFVDCGQECKRRCSLHSRPNVCNRACGTCCQRCKCVPPGTHGNREVCGSCYTDMTTHRNRTKCP comes from the exons ATGGCTCATCGCCTGctcctccttcttctccttctcatCTCTCTCGCTCTG GTATCCTCGGATATTGAAAGTGGAGAAGAAACCACAGTG GTGGCGAAAGGCAATAACAGAAGGCTGTTGGACTTTGTTG ATTGTGGGCAGGAGTGCAAGAGGAGGTGCAGCTTGCACTCTCGGCCGAACGTGTGCAATAGAGCGTGTGGGACGTGCTGCCAAAGGTGCAAGTGTGTGCCACCTGGCACTCATGGAAACAGGGAGGTTTGTGGATCTTGCTACACCGATATGACCACCCATCGCAACAGGACTAAGTGTCCTTAA
- the LOC121793963 gene encoding snakin-2-like isoform X2, producing MAHRLLLLLLLLISLALVAKGNNRRLLDFVDCGQECKRRCSLHSRPNVCNRACGTCCQRCKCVPPGTHGNREVCGSCYTDMTTHRNRTKCP from the exons ATGGCTCATCGCCTGctcctccttcttctccttctcatCTCTCTCGCTCTG GTGGCGAAAGGCAATAACAGAAGGCTGTTGGACTTTGTTG ATTGTGGGCAGGAGTGCAAGAGGAGGTGCAGCTTGCACTCTCGGCCGAACGTGTGCAATAGAGCGTGTGGGACGTGCTGCCAAAGGTGCAAGTGTGTGCCACCTGGCACTCATGGAAACAGGGAGGTTTGTGGATCTTGCTACACCGATATGACCACCCATCGCAACAGGACTAAGTGTCCTTAA